The Streptomyces sp. NBC_01142 genome has a window encoding:
- the aroC gene encoding chorismate synthase has protein sequence MSRLRWLTAGESHGPALVATLEGLPAGVPITTEMVADHLARRRLGYGRGARMKFERDEVTFLGGVRHGLTMGSPVAVMVGNTEWPKWEQVMSADPVDPDELAKLARNAPLTRPRPGHADLAGMQKYALDEARPILERASARETAARVALGAVARSYLRETAGIEIVSHVVELAAAKAPYGVVPVPADEARLDADPVRCLDADASKAMVAEIDQAHKDGDTLGGVVEVLAYGVPVGLGSHVHWDRRLDARLAAALMGIQAIKGVEVGDGFELARVPGSKAHDEIVPTGEGIRRTSGRSGGTEGGMSTGELLRVRAAMKPIATVPRALATVDVATGEVAAAHHQRSDVCAVPAAGIVAEAMVALVLADAVGEKFGGDSVSETRRNVQSYLGHLAIR, from the coding sequence TTGAGCAGGTTGCGTTGGCTGACGGCGGGGGAGTCGCACGGACCCGCACTGGTGGCGACGCTGGAGGGTCTTCCCGCCGGTGTGCCCATCACCACGGAGATGGTGGCGGACCACCTTGCCCGGCGGCGGCTCGGCTATGGACGCGGTGCGCGGATGAAGTTCGAGCGGGACGAGGTCACCTTCCTGGGTGGCGTGCGGCACGGGCTGACCATGGGTTCGCCGGTGGCGGTCATGGTGGGTAATACGGAGTGGCCGAAGTGGGAGCAGGTCATGTCGGCCGATCCGGTCGATCCGGATGAGCTTGCGAAGCTGGCGCGTAATGCGCCGCTGACCCGGCCGCGGCCCGGCCACGCGGATCTGGCGGGTATGCAGAAGTATGCGCTGGATGAGGCGCGGCCGATCCTGGAGCGGGCCAGTGCCCGTGAGACGGCGGCGCGGGTTGCGCTCGGCGCGGTCGCCCGTTCCTACCTGAGGGAGACGGCGGGCATCGAGATCGTCTCGCATGTGGTCGAGCTGGCTGCCGCGAAGGCTCCGTACGGTGTGGTTCCGGTCCCTGCCGACGAGGCGAGGCTGGATGCGGATCCGGTGCGCTGTCTGGATGCGGATGCGTCGAAGGCGATGGTCGCGGAGATCGACCAGGCCCACAAGGACGGTGACACTCTGGGCGGCGTGGTCGAGGTGCTGGCGTACGGTGTGCCGGTCGGTCTGGGTTCGCATGTGCACTGGGACCGGCGTCTGGATGCGCGTCTGGCGGCGGCGTTGATGGGGATCCAGGCCATCAAGGGTGTCGAGGTCGGTGACGGGTTCGAGCTGGCGCGGGTGCCGGGGTCGAAGGCGCATGACGAGATCGTGCCGACCGGGGAGGGTATCCGTCGTACTTCGGGTCGCTCCGGTGGTACGGAGGGTGGTATGTCGACGGGTGAACTGCTGCGTGTGCGGGCGGCGATGAAGCCGATCGCGACGGTGCCGCGTGCGCTGGCGACTGTTGATGTCGCCACCGGTGAGGTGGCGGCGGCCCACCATCAGCGTTCCGATGTCTGTGCGGTGCCGGCGGCCGGGATCGTGGCCGAGGCGATGGTGGCGCTGGTTCTGGCGGACGCGGTCGGGGAGAAGTTCGGCGGCGACAGCGTCTCCGAGACCCGCCGCAACGTGCAGTCCTACCTCGGGCACCTCGCGATTCGCTGA
- a CDS encoding 1-acyl-sn-glycerol-3-phosphate acyltransferase, which produces MFYYVLKYVILGPLLRLLFRPRIEGLEHIPAEGAAIVAGNHLSFSDHFLMPAIIKRRITFLAKAEYFTGPGLKGRLTAAFFRSAGQIPVDRSGKEAGKAAIREGLGVLSKGELLGIYPEGTRSHDGRLYKGKVGVAVMALRAHVPVVPCAMVGTFEIQPPGQVVPKIKRVTVRFGEPLDFSRYTGMENEKAAIRAVTDEIMYAILELSGQEYVDRYAAEVKDEQEQPKRFPRRRS; this is translated from the coding sequence TTGTTCTACTACGTGCTCAAATACGTCATCCTGGGTCCGCTGTTGCGGCTGCTGTTCCGGCCCAGGATCGAAGGACTCGAGCACATCCCTGCGGAGGGCGCGGCGATCGTCGCGGGCAATCATCTGTCGTTCTCGGACCACTTCCTGATGCCCGCGATCATCAAACGGCGTATCACCTTCCTCGCCAAGGCCGAGTACTTCACGGGCCCGGGACTCAAGGGCCGGCTGACGGCGGCGTTCTTCCGCAGCGCCGGGCAGATCCCGGTGGACCGCTCGGGCAAGGAGGCCGGCAAGGCGGCGATCCGCGAAGGCCTCGGCGTGCTGAGCAAGGGTGAGCTGCTGGGGATCTATCCCGAGGGCACGCGCTCGCACGACGGCCGCCTCTACAAGGGCAAGGTCGGAGTCGCCGTGATGGCGCTGAGGGCGCATGTGCCGGTGGTGCCGTGCGCGATGGTGGGGACGTTCGAGATCCAGCCACCCGGTCAGGTCGTACCGAAGATCAAACGGGTCACCGTCCGCTTCGGCGAGCCGCTGGACTTCTCGCGGTACACAGGCATGGAGAACGAGAAGGCCGCGATCCGCGCGGTCACCGACGAAATCATGTACGCGATCCTCGAACTGTCCGGTCAGGAGTACGTGGACCGGTACGCCGCCGAGGTGAAGGACGAGCAGGAGCAGCCGAAGAGGTTCCCGCGGCGCAGAAGCTGA
- a CDS encoding YbaK/EbsC family protein, with protein sequence MSEESTVGEQHDTYAKLTGLLDEHGAAYRIIEHEEQGATEAVSALRGNTLAQAAKCIVVMVKIGKKEKRYVLAVVPGDRRVDLGAVKALLGGSYAGFATPEAAERLARSVSGTILPFSFDPELELVVDPGLLVHEEIFFNAARLDRSLALRTADYVAIAEPRTADIAG encoded by the coding sequence ATGAGCGAGGAAAGCACAGTGGGCGAACAGCACGACACCTACGCCAAGTTGACCGGGCTGCTGGACGAGCACGGTGCGGCGTACCGGATCATCGAGCACGAGGAGCAGGGGGCGACCGAGGCGGTCAGTGCGCTGCGCGGCAACACCCTTGCGCAGGCCGCCAAGTGCATCGTCGTGATGGTGAAGATCGGCAAGAAGGAGAAGCGGTACGTCCTGGCCGTGGTCCCCGGCGACCGGCGGGTGGACCTGGGCGCGGTGAAGGCCCTGCTGGGCGGTTCGTACGCCGGATTCGCGACTCCCGAGGCGGCCGAGCGGCTGGCGCGGAGCGTCAGCGGCACCATCCTGCCGTTCTCGTTCGACCCCGAGCTCGAACTCGTCGTGGATCCCGGCCTGTTGGTCCATGAGGAGATCTTCTTCAATGCGGCGCGACTGGACCGTTCGCTGGCGCTGCGGACGGCGGACTACGTCGCGATCGCGGAGCCCCGTACGGCGGACATCGCCGGCTGA
- a CDS encoding NAD(P)H-binding protein, whose protein sequence is MILVTGATGTVGRHVVDRLAGVHAVRVLARHPERLTRTGPQVQAAAVDYTDAAGLTAAMTGVRAALLITADPLRPEHDAHLVTAARAAGVRHLVKLSALAVADPEANDLITCWQRDAEDRIRTSGIAWTFLRPRSFMSNTLGWARSVRQEGVVRAPHGSAPNATVDPRDIADAAVQALTEPGHEGQAHALTGPEPLTPAQQTDILSDVQGRRLRFEELSREENRGQLLARYPQAIADALLESADRQRGGAKAGTDDTLPRLLGRPARTYRGWATDHSAAFRTGTTTEGS, encoded by the coding sequence ATGATCCTGGTGACCGGAGCCACCGGCACCGTCGGCCGGCATGTCGTCGACCGGCTGGCGGGGGTCCATGCCGTGCGGGTCCTGGCTCGCCATCCCGAACGCCTGACCCGAACCGGCCCGCAGGTTCAGGCCGCGGCCGTCGACTACACGGACGCGGCCGGCCTCACCGCCGCCATGACCGGCGTACGCGCGGCCCTGCTCATCACTGCCGATCCCCTGCGCCCCGAGCACGACGCCCACCTCGTCACGGCCGCCCGTGCCGCGGGGGTACGGCACCTGGTGAAACTCTCGGCTCTCGCCGTCGCCGATCCGGAAGCCAACGATCTGATCACCTGCTGGCAGCGCGACGCCGAGGACCGCATCCGCACCTCGGGCATCGCCTGGACCTTCCTGCGCCCGAGATCCTTCATGTCCAACACTCTCGGCTGGGCCCGCTCCGTCCGTCAGGAGGGCGTCGTCCGTGCCCCGCACGGCTCGGCCCCCAACGCCACCGTCGACCCGCGCGACATCGCCGACGCCGCCGTACAGGCTCTCACCGAACCGGGCCACGAGGGGCAGGCCCATGCCCTCACCGGCCCCGAGCCGCTCACCCCCGCGCAGCAGACGGACATCCTCTCCGACGTGCAGGGCCGCCGTCTGCGCTTCGAGGAGCTCAGCCGCGAAGAGAACCGCGGGCAGCTCCTCGCCCGCTACCCCCAGGCCATCGCCGACGCCCTGCTGGAGAGCGCGGACCGTCAGCGGGGCGGCGCCAAGGCGGGCACCGACGACACCCTCCCGCGCCTTCTCGGCCGTCCCGCGCGCACCTACCGCGGCTGGGCCACCGACCACAGCGCCGCCTTCCGGACCGGGACGACGACCGAGGGCAGCTGA
- a CDS encoding ScbA/BarX family gamma-butyrolactone biosynthesis protein, producing the protein MTSTVPRQLVHRAAVAEVFLTGWTVSDDDRIRVFAQWPRAHSFYTPILGHYDSMLAGETVRQAGVLVAHAVHDVPLGHRFLMWDLHFAVHPENLTIGNRPADLELDVVYTEIRRSGSRLSGSYTVTARHEGRIVATGGARFTCTSPAVYQRLRNARTSTPAAAAPQAGAAFATAPTPLPPATVGRTSEFDVVLAPSETPQRWQLHANTGHPILFDHLDDHIPGMVLLEAARQAAVAMSPPGRTLVPVSMDSTFHRYVEFDSPCWIDAEPVAEGPDHPAGGIRLVGHQDGETVFGCLLTTAELTTAANG; encoded by the coding sequence TTGACCTCGACCGTTCCTCGACAACTGGTACACAGGGCCGCCGTCGCCGAGGTCTTCCTCACCGGCTGGACCGTGTCCGACGACGACCGCATACGTGTCTTTGCCCAATGGCCCAGGGCTCACAGCTTCTACACGCCGATTCTCGGCCACTACGATTCCATGCTCGCCGGCGAGACCGTCCGGCAGGCGGGCGTACTGGTGGCACACGCCGTACACGACGTCCCTCTCGGACACCGCTTCCTGATGTGGGACCTGCACTTCGCGGTACATCCCGAGAACCTGACCATTGGCAACAGGCCCGCCGATCTGGAACTCGACGTGGTCTACACCGAGATACGCCGCTCGGGCAGCAGGCTCTCGGGCTCCTACACCGTGACAGCCCGCCACGAGGGCCGCATCGTCGCCACCGGGGGTGCACGCTTCACCTGCACCTCGCCCGCCGTGTACCAAAGGCTGCGCAACGCGCGGACGTCCACGCCCGCCGCGGCAGCACCGCAGGCCGGCGCCGCCTTCGCCACCGCTCCGACGCCCCTCCCCCCGGCCACCGTCGGCCGTACGTCCGAGTTCGACGTGGTCCTGGCTCCGAGTGAGACGCCGCAGCGCTGGCAGCTGCACGCCAACACCGGCCACCCCATCCTCTTCGACCACCTCGACGACCACATCCCCGGGATGGTCCTGCTGGAGGCGGCCCGCCAGGCGGCCGTAGCCATGTCCCCGCCCGGCAGGACGCTGGTCCCCGTCTCCATGGACAGCACCTTCCACCGGTATGTGGAATTCGACAGCCCTTGCTGGATCGACGCGGAGCCCGTGGCCGAAGGCCCCGACCACCCCGCGGGCGGCATACGGCTCGTCGGACACCAGGACGGCGAGACCGTCTTCGGCTGCCTGCTGACCACTGCCGAGCTCACCACCGCGGCGAACGGCTGA
- a CDS encoding urease accessory protein UreD has translation MSIRATARIVATREGLPVLESDGPLALRRTRATGPYAGARHTSRVTVVGAMSAPLGGDRLAIEAEVRQGARLTVDSAAATIALPGRALEPAQYDVRLTVGDDAELRWLPEQLISACGSDLRMRTRVELAATARLVLREEQILGRHGEQPGTLATRLTVHRAGRPLLDQELRYGPGAPGGWDGGAVLAGHRATGQLLLVDPGFEEKPLEPRLLGETAVLTPLAGPAVLVTAVAPDARELRRLLDRVLSTEGW, from the coding sequence ATGAGCATCCGGGCAACGGCCCGCATCGTCGCCACCCGCGAGGGCCTGCCGGTGCTGGAGAGCGACGGGCCGCTCGCGCTGCGCCGCACCCGCGCCACCGGTCCGTACGCCGGCGCACGGCACACCAGCCGGGTCACCGTCGTGGGTGCCATGAGCGCACCGCTCGGCGGCGACCGGCTCGCCATCGAGGCCGAGGTGCGACAAGGCGCACGGCTCACCGTCGACTCGGCCGCCGCAACCATCGCTCTGCCCGGACGCGCCCTGGAACCCGCCCAGTACGACGTGCGGTTGACGGTGGGAGACGATGCCGAGCTGCGCTGGCTGCCGGAACAGCTCATCTCCGCGTGCGGAAGTGATCTCCGGATGCGTACCCGTGTCGAACTGGCCGCCACCGCACGGCTGGTGCTGCGCGAGGAGCAGATCCTGGGAAGGCACGGCGAGCAGCCCGGCACCCTCGCCACCCGCCTCACCGTCCACCGCGCGGGACGTCCGCTGCTGGACCAGGAGCTCCGTTACGGTCCAGGCGCGCCCGGCGGCTGGGACGGCGGTGCCGTACTGGCCGGGCACCGGGCCACGGGGCAGCTCCTGCTCGTGGATCCGGGGTTCGAGGAGAAGCCCCTCGAACCCCGGCTGCTGGGGGAGACGGCGGTGCTCACTCCGCTCGCCGGTCCCGCCGTGCTGGTCACCGCCGTCGCGCCGGACGCCCGGGAACTGCGGCGTCTGCTCGACCGGGTACTCAGCACCGAAGGCTGGTGA
- a CDS encoding ScbR family autoregulator-binding transcription factor has protein sequence MTYILGGLICCAQKFNKERPRQEAGVEGRVRPVAKQDRAIRTRRAILEAAAAVFDEKGYEAAKLTDILDRVKLTKGALYFHFAGKEALALAVLDAQVKETPVPAPQVYKVQEYVDMGMMFTHLLANDSLLRASARLSLEQIPGLNRSSPYTEWVERNTEMLTEAKERGELLLHVDPAETARITVGAYGGMNAMVSALAPKLDLEHEILALYRHLLPSITVPAVLAELNVRPGRGGRVLAEAVLAPEPAEGAPLA, from the coding sequence ATGACATACATACTCGGCGGTTTAATCTGCTGTGCACAGAAGTTCAACAAGGAACGTCCGCGACAAGAAGCGGGCGTGGAAGGACGGGTACGTCCAGTGGCGAAGCAAGACCGCGCGATCCGCACCCGTCGGGCGATCCTCGAGGCGGCAGCAGCCGTTTTCGACGAAAAAGGATACGAAGCGGCCAAACTCACGGACATTCTGGACCGGGTCAAGCTGACAAAGGGCGCCCTCTACTTCCACTTCGCCGGCAAGGAAGCGCTGGCCCTGGCGGTTCTGGACGCGCAGGTCAAAGAGACTCCCGTGCCCGCACCGCAGGTGTACAAGGTTCAGGAATATGTGGATATGGGCATGATGTTCACGCATCTTCTGGCCAACGACTCGCTGCTGCGCGCCAGCGCCCGGCTCTCGCTGGAGCAGATACCGGGACTCAACCGCAGCTCTCCCTACACGGAATGGGTGGAGCGCAACACCGAGATGCTGACCGAGGCGAAGGAGCGTGGTGAGCTGCTCCTTCATGTCGACCCGGCGGAGACCGCCCGGATCACGGTGGGTGCGTACGGCGGCATGAACGCCATGGTCTCCGCGTTGGCCCCGAAACTGGATCTGGAGCACGAAATACTGGCGCTCTACCGGCACTTGCTGCCCAGCATCACCGTCCCCGCGGTGCTGGCCGAGCTGAACGTCCGCCCCGGGCGTGGTGGCCGAGTGCTGGCCGAAGCGGTTCTGGCGCCGGAGCCGGCCGAGGGTGCCCCGCTGGCCTGA
- a CDS encoding AfsR/SARP family transcriptional regulator, giving the protein MEIKVLGQLSVSVRGRSVVPQDGESRRVLALLALSADQVVPTSSIIQELWPEGPPRSADSRLRSHVDAVRGLLSDALRTGGGGAQATGADLLISTPGGYRLDSRGGPLDARQFERDTGAGYRALAGGYLRRAAVRLRDALSLWTGDALAELEQTGPLRVQTSRLQEARMAALEQWAAVELQLGHHRERLAELGELTARHRTHQGLHRHYMTALHLCGRPAEALRVYERLTDTLAREGGPGPSLQLLRLRRRILAVPTGPGCTAKEICRPRLATTG; this is encoded by the coding sequence GTGGAGATCAAGGTTCTGGGGCAGTTGAGCGTGAGCGTGCGCGGCAGGTCGGTGGTTCCGCAGGACGGTGAGTCCCGTCGGGTACTGGCCCTCCTCGCGCTCAGCGCCGACCAGGTCGTACCGACTTCATCCATCATCCAGGAGCTGTGGCCCGAGGGCCCGCCGCGCAGCGCGGACTCCCGGCTGCGATCCCATGTCGACGCGGTGCGCGGGCTGTTGAGTGACGCGCTGCGAACCGGAGGCGGAGGCGCGCAGGCCACCGGAGCGGATCTGCTGATCTCGACCCCCGGCGGCTATCGGCTGGACAGCCGCGGCGGCCCGCTGGACGCCCGCCAGTTCGAGCGTGACACCGGTGCCGGATACCGGGCATTGGCCGGGGGATATCTGCGGCGGGCAGCCGTGCGGCTGCGCGACGCCTTGTCGCTGTGGACCGGTGACGCCCTGGCCGAGCTCGAGCAGACGGGCCCCCTGCGGGTCCAGACGTCACGGCTCCAGGAAGCCAGGATGGCCGCGCTGGAGCAGTGGGCCGCGGTCGAACTCCAACTGGGCCACCATCGTGAACGCCTCGCCGAACTGGGCGAACTGACTGCCCGTCACCGTACGCACCAGGGGCTCCACCGCCACTACATGACCGCCCTGCACCTCTGCGGGAGACCCGCCGAAGCGCTGCGGGTCTATGAGCGTCTCACCGACACCCTGGCGCGCGAGGGCGGCCCGGGACCGTCCCTGCAACTGCTCAGACTGCGCCGCCGGATCCTCGCCGTACCGACCGGGCCCGGCTGCACGGCCAAGGAGATCTGCAGACCGCGGCTGGCCACGACAGGCTGA
- a CDS encoding DUF4190 domain-containing protein produces MSGHSTSGMHSHARSGTNGLAIAGLVCGIIGLLFFNVVLGPLAIIFGVVGRRQAAAKGGAGMAKAAIVLGIVDLVVFAVLLAVAASSGGFTWYIGG; encoded by the coding sequence ATGTCCGGTCACAGCACCAGTGGCATGCACAGCCACGCTCGGTCCGGTACGAACGGCCTCGCCATCGCCGGCCTCGTCTGCGGCATCATCGGCCTGCTTTTCTTCAACGTCGTGCTCGGGCCGCTCGCGATCATCTTCGGAGTGGTGGGCCGCCGGCAGGCTGCCGCCAAGGGCGGCGCCGGTATGGCGAAGGCCGCGATCGTGCTCGGTATCGTCGACCTCGTCGTCTTCGCCGTCCTGCTCGCCGTCGCGGCATCGTCGGGCGGCTTCACCTGGTACATCGGCGGCTGA
- a CDS encoding 3-hydroxybenzoate 6-monooxygenase, whose translation MAQTVIAGGGIGGLATALSLARRGHRVTVLERSDVFAEIGAGIQLGPNAFHALDLLGAGQAVRDRAVFIDELRFMDGTTSQKVVSMPLTDDYRRRFGNPYAVVHRGDLFQPLLTACQASEAIELVPGAAVERYEQNAGGVTVHTADGRTLTADALVGADGIRSAVRGQLLGDGDPRVSGHTIYRSVIPIEKVPEELRWNAVTLWAGPKWHFVHYMIGGGEYLNLAATRDDGAREAVAGRPAERDHVLGRFPGLGETARRLLELGEGWREWVLCDRDPVDNWTDGRVVLMGDAAHPMLQYAAQGACQALEDAVVLGDLLEDSTGDDIVQRLEKFNAERRERTGRAQLVAREMGTQLYHRAGEAAKERNEMLRSLTVDDLYAKVAWLHGARDFTRSGLDAPKEEHR comes from the coding sequence ATGGCTCAGACAGTCATCGCGGGCGGCGGCATCGGCGGACTCGCCACTGCCCTGTCCCTCGCACGGCGAGGACACCGGGTCACCGTGCTGGAGCGCAGTGACGTGTTCGCCGAGATCGGCGCGGGCATCCAGCTCGGACCGAACGCCTTCCACGCACTGGATCTGCTGGGCGCGGGGCAAGCGGTGCGCGACCGGGCCGTGTTCATCGACGAGCTGCGCTTCATGGACGGCACCACCAGCCAGAAGGTCGTCTCCATGCCGCTCACCGACGACTATCGCCGGCGGTTCGGCAATCCGTACGCCGTGGTGCACCGGGGCGACCTGTTCCAGCCGCTACTGACCGCCTGCCAGGCCTCCGAAGCCATTGAGCTCGTACCCGGCGCCGCCGTCGAGCGCTACGAGCAGAACGCCGGCGGCGTCACCGTGCACACCGCCGACGGCCGGACGCTCACGGCGGACGCGCTCGTCGGCGCCGACGGCATCCGCTCCGCCGTACGCGGACAGCTCCTCGGCGACGGCGATCCGCGCGTTTCCGGCCACACCATCTACCGCTCGGTGATCCCGATCGAGAAGGTCCCCGAGGAGCTGCGCTGGAACGCCGTGACCCTGTGGGCCGGACCCAAGTGGCACTTCGTCCACTACATGATCGGCGGCGGTGAGTATCTGAACCTCGCCGCGACCCGCGACGACGGCGCCCGGGAAGCCGTGGCCGGCCGGCCCGCCGAACGCGACCATGTGCTCGGCCGGTTCCCGGGCCTGGGCGAGACGGCTCGGCGGCTGCTGGAACTGGGCGAGGGCTGGCGCGAGTGGGTGCTGTGCGACCGTGACCCGGTGGACAACTGGACCGACGGCCGTGTCGTTCTGATGGGCGACGCCGCCCACCCGATGCTGCAGTACGCCGCCCAGGGCGCGTGCCAGGCCCTGGAGGACGCCGTCGTCCTGGGCGACCTCCTCGAGGACAGCACCGGCGACGACATCGTGCAGCGCTTGGAGAAGTTCAACGCCGAGCGCCGTGAGCGCACCGGCAGGGCACAGCTGGTCGCGCGTGAGATGGGCACCCAGCTGTACCACCGCGCGGGCGAGGCCGCGAAGGAGCGCAACGAGATGCTGCGGTCCCTGACGGTCGACGATCTCTACGCGAAGGTGGCCTGGCTGCACGGCGCCCGTGACTTCACCCGGAGCGGACTCGACGCGCCGAAGGAGGAGCACCGTTGA
- a CDS encoding ScbR family autoregulator-binding transcription factor: MQERSAHTRRKLVHAAAELIAHKGHAATSVDDISAAAGVTKGALYFHFASKTELCSAVLHRGNEMLSELLRDLGAQHPSPLQNLIDSTHWLVHWFHVSPEIRASFRLTREPVGPVPSDFYRAWLTLARTLLRQAGQAGELSSQETELGQETLIAAAVVGLEVMHSTSMRDKDMRAGVTALWVFLLPLLVPPGAEKTYRTAAPAGARLRRRLPEGAPASARMLSAGSREVQ; encoded by the coding sequence ATGCAGGAAAGGTCGGCGCACACGCGCCGCAAACTCGTACACGCGGCTGCCGAACTCATCGCACACAAGGGTCATGCGGCTACCTCCGTCGACGACATCAGTGCCGCGGCGGGAGTGACCAAGGGCGCCCTGTACTTCCACTTCGCGTCCAAGACCGAACTGTGCAGCGCCGTACTCCACCGCGGCAACGAGATGCTCAGCGAGCTGCTGCGGGACCTCGGAGCGCAGCACCCCTCGCCGCTGCAGAACCTCATCGACAGCACCCACTGGCTGGTGCACTGGTTCCATGTCAGCCCGGAGATTCGGGCCAGTTTCCGTCTCACCCGGGAGCCGGTCGGCCCGGTGCCGAGCGACTTCTACCGCGCGTGGCTGACGCTGGCCCGCACCCTGCTGCGCCAGGCGGGGCAGGCGGGTGAACTGAGCTCGCAGGAAACAGAGCTGGGGCAGGAGACACTGATCGCCGCGGCCGTCGTGGGTCTCGAGGTGATGCACAGCACCTCGATGAGGGACAAGGACATGCGCGCCGGCGTCACCGCGCTGTGGGTGTTCCTGCTTCCGCTTCTGGTGCCGCCCGGCGCCGAGAAGACCTATCGAACGGCTGCCCCGGCCGGCGCCCGCCTCCGAAGGCGTCTGCCGGAGGGTGCGCCCGCGTCGGCGCGGATGTTGTCGGCCGGGAGCCGGGAGGTGCAGTAG
- a CDS encoding alpha/beta hydrolase, with amino-acid sequence MAGTLVAGAIAAPVASADGRHQGSSEARGVQIAAERAAKKGIDWADCPADWGLAKPITCGSVSVPLDYARPNGKQIKIAVDRIGNTGTKADRQGALVYNPGGPGGSGMRFPTRVTNKNPIYANMAKAYDFVGFDPRGVGHSTPISCVDPQEFVKAPKPDPVPDSEADKRAQRKLAAEYADGCAERSGWMLPHMTTPNTARDLDVVRAALGEKKLNYLGVSYGTYLGAVYATLFPGHVRRMIVDSVVNPSREKIWYQANLDQDVAFQTRWDDWKAWIAKNDAVLHIGNTPEKVEQQWVKLRATAKKKPLGGVVGPAELIGFFQSAPYYDSAWVPVAQTWSKYIAGDTQALVDAAAPDLSDTAGNIASENGNAVYTAVECADAKWPTSWKKWDRDNTRLHRDHPFMTWANAWMNLPCATWSSKQHTPVNVKSGKGLPPVLIVQATRDAATPFDGAVELHKRLKGSRLIIEKGAGSHGVTGQVNPCINDRVDAYLLSGKVDSRDVSCSPHATPKP; translated from the coding sequence ATGGCGGGAACCCTCGTGGCGGGGGCGATCGCGGCCCCGGTGGCCAGTGCCGACGGCCGCCATCAAGGCTCGTCCGAGGCGCGTGGAGTTCAGATCGCCGCGGAGCGGGCCGCCAAGAAGGGCATCGACTGGGCGGACTGTCCGGCGGACTGGGGTCTCGCCAAGCCGATCACGTGCGGCTCGGTGAGCGTTCCGCTCGACTACGCCCGGCCCAACGGCAAGCAGATCAAGATAGCCGTCGACCGCATCGGCAACACCGGCACCAAGGCGGACCGCCAGGGCGCCCTCGTCTACAACCCGGGCGGTCCCGGCGGCTCGGGCATGCGCTTCCCGACGCGGGTCACCAACAAGAACCCGATCTACGCGAACATGGCGAAGGCATACGACTTCGTCGGCTTCGACCCGCGTGGCGTCGGCCACTCGACCCCCATCTCCTGTGTCGACCCGCAGGAGTTCGTCAAGGCGCCGAAGCCCGACCCGGTGCCCGACAGTGAGGCCGACAAGCGCGCGCAGCGCAAGCTCGCCGCGGAGTACGCGGACGGGTGCGCCGAGCGCAGCGGCTGGATGCTGCCGCACATGACCACGCCGAACACCGCACGCGACCTCGACGTCGTCCGGGCCGCCCTCGGTGAGAAGAAGCTCAACTACCTGGGTGTCTCCTACGGCACCTACCTCGGCGCGGTCTACGCGACGCTCTTCCCCGGCCACGTCCGGCGGATGATCGTCGACAGCGTGGTCAACCCGTCGCGGGAGAAGATCTGGTACCAGGCCAACCTCGACCAGGACGTCGCCTTCCAGACGCGCTGGGACGACTGGAAGGCCTGGATCGCCAAGAACGACGCGGTCCTCCACATCGGGAACACCCCCGAGAAGGTCGAGCAGCAGTGGGTGAAGCTGCGGGCCACCGCCAAGAAGAAGCCACTCGGCGGAGTCGTCGGGCCGGCCGAGCTCATCGGATTCTTCCAGAGCGCTCCCTACTACGACTCCGCCTGGGTGCCCGTCGCCCAGACGTGGAGCAAGTACATCGCCGGTGACACCCAGGCACTGGTCGACGCCGCGGCTCCCGACCTGTCCGACACCGCGGGCAACATCGCCTCCGAGAACGGCAACGCCGTCTACACGGCCGTCGAGTGCGCGGACGCCAAGTGGCCGACCAGCTGGAAGAAGTGGGACCGGGACAACACCCGGCTCCACCGGGACCACCCCTTCATGACCTGGGCCAACGCCTGGATGAACCTCCCGTGCGCCACCTGGTCGTCCAAGCAGCACACGCCCGTGAACGTAAAGTCGGGCAAGGGCCTGCCGCCGGTGCTCATCGTGCAGGCCACGCGTGACGCCGCCACTCCGTTCGACGGCGCCGTCGAGCTGCACAAGCGGCTCAAGGGCTCGCGTCTGATCATCGAGAAGGGCGCCGGTTCGCACGGTGTGACCGGCCAGGTCAACCCGTGCATCAACGACCGGGTGGACGCCTACCTGCTCAGCGGCAAGGTCGACAGCCGCGATGTGTCGTGCTCCCCGCACGCCACGCCGAAGCCGTAA